The genome window CTCTTAGTTGTATAGTTAAAGTTTCAtactgttagaaaaaaaaaaacactaaatcgACATAAAAAGAAATCCTTTGATAACCATTTAATAGAGCAATAATATACGAAGccaaagtaaattaaaaattcagatcATTTAACAGCGactcaaaaataataataaaaaataccgCAAGCttatagatttttcttttagcttttctttcatcgattttttctagatttgttttttcttttttccctagACTTTTAAATGTCTACTCACCACTGAAtcttcagttttagtttttgcatttttcataTTGTTTAACAATACCTTTCATTTTTTACTACTGAGAAACTGTCTGCATAAGTTATTAAGCGGATATGTCCTTACTCTAGGCCTACATGGTGAAATGATTCCAAGGtgataaaacaaaatccttttcattttttagttatatatgtttttggaTACGAAGTTGATTTAATACGTGTATTTATTcgtttttacaataaaatagaattaaagTAATCTGACTTTCCCTTACGTCGACTTGTCAAATTTCCGCATCACATATTCTATTCTGTGAAAAACCTGTTATTACGCATGCCCCTCCTCGCATCTATTTTGATCTCACCGCGCAAGTAAAATGTGACCATTTTGATTCAGAAAACCAGAAATTATGAAATGTTCAATTATAAAGCCCGTTTTTTTTACTCATCAAAGTGCTAGGATCTTACAGCTCACTATCAAATAGAACATTCAAGAGGAATTTTTTATGACAATCTTACCAAAGTCTTACCAAACTGATCAAAGtgtaatgaagaaaaatgtttgaaaaaaatggcctaCAAAGTAAGATCATAGtcttcagaatttttattaaaattgttcTCTGTTGCATGACGTAAAACCTTAGCACATTGATTCGCAAAAAACAGGGCTATTGGGTGAAAGTAAGGGACCTCATTTTGAGAGCAAAATGTGTTCTTACATATGCACCTCTTGGTATCCATCTTGGTTCCACTGCGTCAGTAAAATGTAATCATTTTGATTCAGACCACTAGGAATTGTGATGCATTGAATTATAGTTGAGTGTCTTGTCCTGCTTTAGCTTGCATGCCACATGTACGACGGGTTTGATTTTTCAAGCCCTTGAAAAATCGAACTGTAAATCGCTCAATTTTTCGTAGTGGTATTGAAAAAACCTCTTGAGGGTTTTTCCTTTGAGGGAGGGGGGCATCAGCCAATCTATGTGCGTGTGTGAGGGGAGCCTATCATCTTATGTCAGAACTTAGATTACAATGTTCGCTGGGGTGAATTCTAAGGAGAGTACCCTATACCTCCCTTCTATGCCCGCGATGAGTAATTTTATTAGCATACGCTACGAAACCACCACTACCAGCTTTGCTATTTTTTCTTACATCAAATTCTTCTGTTAAAGCAATTTTAAGCTTACATTATCCTAAAATAAGTCAGTATGTTAATAATTCATTTGCTGTCAAAAAAACCTTCAATGCTTAAAACAATGTAATTTCTTAAGATATCTGCCTTACTTTTACGCGTAGCAACAAACTAACACCACCAAGAATACTTGCACAGCATAACTGTATTGAATACATAGTACATTTAAAAATGAATACACaatttttttcgtaaattttACTGGCCCCGGATTTTTAATTCAGGTTTTCAGTATTGACCTCGAGAATTAGCTtttgacattttaaaaaaaaagtggtttCAAGCTATAAGATGGAaatctaaattttaaatatttttaaaataaagtgtttgatttttttttctagtgtcgaattttgttttacttcattTGGCACCATATCCTACCCCTCCTTTTATGGAACAACCCCTTATGGTTTACGCCTACCCCTCCTTTTATGGAACAATCCCTACGATTTACGCCTCACCCTCAATTTTGGTTGTCCGCATCTGTGCACCATTAGCCCTATATTCTACTTTTAGTCTCAAAACCTCTAGACAGGGGACTTGAAATTCAATAGGTCGATGTTCATCTTGGCAAGTTACTGACTAGTAAAATAatgaaacacaaacaaaaaattatccaaattttttgtATCTATCAATCAAAATACTGAATTTATAATCTAACCAAGTAACACAATTAAAACCAGAAACTTCTCAAAACCAACTTTAATACGACCTCTGAAAACTTTTGGATTAATTACATGCATAATAGGTTAattgcaaaatacaaaatacagtTTTCTCTTCCagagaattagaaaatttccgaaaaaaatgattatacaTGCAGACATTGATAGCTACTAGATAGCAGCAACATTACCTGtccattttctttattaatacaaagaaggaatttgttatttttcaattaagtCAAGCGTGGTGTGATCAAGAACCATATTTCTCAACAGTCACGAGATCTCAAATCACGAGATGCTGATGAATCCGACGTGAGGTGAGAACCTAACAATATCTTGAAAACCGACCGGAGTACGGCCACTGTTTCTACTTTTTCTccttaccttaccttagatccACCTGTGCTTCCAAAGGCACCCAGGACATCATGAAGGAGCCGCCAATCTTCTCGAAAGTTTGCTGCTTCCAGTATATCCTCCCACTGAGGCTGGATAGAGGTGTTTGGGTTTTGCAGATCTGTCTGGTACGTTCAGTGCATTGTGTTTCTGTGTCTACGTCTGCGGCGCGTACCCGATTGTTGTCAGTGGAGCTCTGCATTCAAAGAAATCACTTTTCTCATATTAGAGTTATTCTCAGATCTTTtgaaagtcaataaaaaaagttatataTGACTTTAGGGAAACGTGGTGTAAACTACGAGACTTTGGTCACCCCGACACGTGGAAATGCGAAGACAGCCATATTTTTTGATGCGAAGACATCTATATTATTTGAGTAGCCTGAGTATATGATCACATATACTCAGTGATCACTAGTGATCACTAATGATCACAACAGCATACAGCAAGAGGAGGCTGATACACTGGCACATACCCCTTGTTCATGCCGCTTTTCTCACGGCTTATGTTTGGGTCAGGTTtcgaagtatttaaaaaaaaattatgatcattttattatattagGTTGTTCATTGCTAAGCTAATTCTGTTCAATGTCGACAGGCCCGTTTGTTGccattcacccccccccccaaaaaaaaaaaaaaaaaaacaaaacaaagcaaaacaCACAAGTATGTAAGGTTTATGAACAGCCAAACATAAAGAATTATAACAGTAATaaaatcacaaaataaatttcgaTAAATTGGTTCTCTCCTGTCAGCAAGAACAAACCATTTCTCAGGATTACCACTTCCAATTACGCTAATCTgaaaattgccattttgtttttgtgttccTATAAGATATTGTTTACAAAGAAAGTTGACTGATGTGCTGATGACATAGATGAAATGGAAGCAATTCCTGAGCGGACACCCTGGGAGCAAAATGACTGGTTGCTGCTGTTTATAGGAAACGGAACAAGCAATTCTaagtactttgaaaaaaaaggctggTACAGACAGTCTGACTAGGCTGATCATCCGcgcaaatattctttttttttagctcaatgATTGTCTAAAATCAGATAGATTTCGGTGAAAAACTATGATTggttgcaaaaaagaaaaaagttcatCATTTCATTGGCAAATAAAGGTAGAAGCAGAATAGaacttaataattttaatgagtATGGTATACTTAAGGCTTATTAGCAATGTGATTCTACTAATGCCAAGGTTTAGATACCGTTAATTGAGACAATCACAGTTTTTCATAATTAGCTATCACATTTGAACAATTAGCAAAAATtcattgtgaatgggccttTAAACACTTTCACTAGCGTACTTAATGTATTTTCACTAATGTACTCCAAGGAAAAGTACATTTTTAcatgttttgtaaaaaaaaaaaaaagcaacagtaATTGTCTCAGGAGGTGGAATTTCTAGTCAACTGAAAATCAGAGCATTGTATAATTGATCCCAATCAGAATAGAAACAGTTTCGCCATATCCCATAAGACACAACTTTTACCGGGAGATGTTACAAACCACATTTCCAATGCTTTATTTCCTCcagtttttcataatttttgtaCAATCAATACACAGAGCTGTCACTGTTACCTCACATCATCTGACCATTCAGCAATGTCCTTTTGTAGAATCTTTGGAAGATCTAGCCTGCAAGCGTCTTTTGGATTTGCCAAGGAACGGCGAACAGCCTAAAGATCACAACAGtgttattaaacaaaaagaatatgaaaattcttAATCGAAAATAAATTTCGATAAATTGGTTCTCTCCTGTCAGCAAGAACAAACCATTTCTCAGGATTACCACTTCCAATTACGCTAATCTgaaaattgccattttgtttgTGTGTTCCTATAAGATATTGTTTACAGAGAAAGTTGACTGATGTGCTGATGACATAGATGAAATGGAAGCAATTCCTGAGCAGACATCCTGGGAGCAAAATGACTGGTTGCTGCTGTTTATAGGGAACGGAACAAGCAATtctaagtttttgaaaaagtactATACAAACATGTTATTAAACAGCTGGCCAAAAATATTGGATGATCTTCagataatttaattattagttgttttttttttcggaagaaatcttatattcaaaaaagaaaatagcccAAAAAGTCTAACGATTACtactataaacaaaaaagaagtgcTTACTTAGAAGAAGAACAATTTAAACCACTTTTTACCAGTTTAAGTTCTAAACAGTCTAACCACAAGCCCATACATCATCATACTTGCCATTTTATTCCATAAAAACCCACTCCCAAACAGTACTTATTTAGATATTTGTGtatgtaattaaatatatttgagtagaatttattcaaaaattatttatgtaatcaCATTATTACTACAggctattatttatttattccaaatattttttaataaaatttaatcaaatatttttttttgtgtaataaaACTATCCAATATAATCTAtccaattaaatatttattgcaaatgtttttatttaaccaattatttattagaaaaattaaccataaaatttatttgaatcacTTGTAATTGTGTCTTATATCTGAGTGACTCAGAGTCAAGTAATTCTTCTGTGAGTCAATTAGTGTTAATACCACGTTTAAATGTTATGTATAGAAGAACTGACCTGACCCATCTTGAATTTCAAGAACTATTCTTTCTCTTACAAAAATAACacattagaataataataagaaaaaatatataaatctttTACATtacatataaatattaattttgggGCCTGCAAAAGAATGTTATTAACTATGAAAATGGGTGTATCAGGTATGCAGAAAGCACATTGATAAACTTCACCTTTTTTAATTAGCTTCAAAGGCCTTCACTGATCCTTTACTTTCTAAGCTCACAAGAGCAATCTCTAAAATGCCGTATTAACACACAAAAGAGTATGGCTGCCTCTGagtacaaataaattattatgaaGACAATTtgagtaactgaaaaattagcCTCAAGGGAAGAGACACTCTTGAAGCTAAGATTTCTCTTGTTGAAAGCAAGAAAGCAAGCACTCCTGATGACAGAaagtctgtctttctttctgtcttGTTGACAGAAAGAAAGCAAGCACTCGTTTCCTCCGGCTCCTCCTTGCCAACTCCTCCGTCCAACTCATATATTCTTTAATAGCTTGTCAGGGTTGATGAGGTAATTTGTAGGTGGGATGTGTAGATTAGTGGTAGAAGCTACATTGGGACCAGCCTCatactagacaatttttatttgaagatcTTAGAACTAAAAGGTTCTTGTTGACACCGAGGACCTATCTGCTCCTCtttctaaaatattcaaatccCCAGATCCTTAGATAGATTGTCCTTAGAATTTCAAAGAAGGGCCAATGGAACCACCATTCATCCTTTCCCCTTTCCTAAGAGATCAGACATTCCTGGGACGAATAGCATAGTTGGAATTTGACCACcaaggaaaatttaaaatattgccccccccccccgttttaGTGGTAAAATCTAGACATGGGTTGCAGTCAATGATTTAAATGATTTACAGTcaatgattttgttttatcattCAGTTAAGAAACTAactacacacacaaaaaaaaaatttctggagATGACAGTTCAGAAACTTCCCAGTCTATATTCCTTAAAACTGCTTTCCATCTTGATGTAccacaataaacaaaaaaagctttattaagaattttattaaaaattcgaCAGGGTTACCAGACATCGCTGTTCGCTTCTGGAGGTGTAAAAGAACAAAGTTAGGACGTTTAATCAAGAACTCTCATAGGACAAAAAAAGAGCACCTTCCCTTCATTTTCCCCTCGATTGATTTTCCCAGCTACCGTACCAGTACATACCTCTTTAAATGCTTACGTCCTGATCCTCAGATATCTTCTTTCTTATCAGCAACGGGTTGTTAAAACCTTAATCTTTTAGTTGGTTAAATTACTTTGATTCaataaagaaacagaaaaaaacaacgtATTTTAGAGGGCGTGTAATAGCTGGTTTTCCGTTTATCGTGAGGAGACTGAATTAGGTGGGGTGGGAACAGGTATGATAGGAGTATTTGCCAGCTTCATGCTAGACAGTTTTTTGAGCAAATTCTAGAATTTTTGAGCAAACGGATTGAAATTAAGTGGAAAAGGATAATGGGAAATAAGAGTtttttctatgataaatttgggCATACTTAAACTGTATTATTCTGTTTAACTTGTTCTAGGTTAATCCATGTAggaatcaaatagaaaaaaaaactttggtacttccatattatttttaataatttgactttaattgaatttaatgaaaacgtggtttgaaagttaaaatcaaattttggcaCCCTAAATCACGTGAGCTTCGGTCGCCACATAGTTGACCTCTGTGCTAGGatcattttttcatttcctaTACTCCAACAATATGTCTTAATAAGTTTCAAGTTCACTTCAACTATagttaagagttttttttttaatttcattgtcatttgttattattttcaataaggCAAACTTTTGAGAACAGGCTACCATGACAACTTTAGGCACTATTAGCATCAGCAGTAATTCGAGGTTTCATTGGTAGCTTGAGTTAATAAAGAACTAGAATCTGACTGTAAAAATATGCTGTGCCACTCATAAAATGTGTACGGATTTCATTCCGAAGGTGCATTTGGTTTATCCTAGCTTTACCAGAGAGTAAGAACAGAGAAGGAGGAGGGAGAGCTACTTTGTCACAAACTTCGAAAGCGGGTCTTAGTCTTAGTTTTAGCAATGtcacattttcatattttcctgTCTTAGAAGCCCAACATTCTTACTCCCACGAAGCTCCATAATTGCTTGGCACCACATGATACTCTGTTGAATTCCCCTCCTTGTCTATCCTTCCCTCCCTACCCTCAATGCTTGACCTCAGAGCCCTGTCTGATATCGAGCGGACCGATTTATCACTTCTGATTGAAGTTTTTCCAGGGAAAAAATGGTCGATTAATCCTTGATCCTCAGCAAACGCTTTCAGAGAGCAAGTATTGATATTCTTATACGTTTAAATACGCAGTAATATATTGGAGAATATTTACTGTCAAACAGCCTTTCcagtttctgttttatttttctgaagaaTATCTAATTATTCACGCTCACAAATAAATATTCTAAAGCCTAGAACTAAATTAAATATCTATTACCAGCAAAGACGCCTTCCTTAAGGTCAAAAGTGGGTACCGAATGAAAACCGGAACCCTTTCAATTCTTCCTCGATTTTCAGGATCTGATTGACCTcgatgctaaaaataaaaataataaaaaaaaagaagagaaatatatGATCACCTGAATATGGGTTTCTTAATAAAgaccaataatatttttttcctgaaTTGCTTAAGACCTTAGTCTTAAGAcctaatgtacaaaaaaaaaacattttgttcgGGGGCACACTCACCTTAAAATTGTGGTCTAAAAAGGACCAGAAAGACCTATTTTCTATGGGCTTAAACTTTCTAAGTTCGGAATTGGGTTAATAGGACAAAATATTTCGTTTGGAGGGGAAGGTGCGGCAAAACCAGGCCAAAAGATTTGCTGGCCCAGATCATTTTGCAACTTAGGATGGGAAGTCCATGGGACAAGAGGAcctaatatacaaaaaatttagtttggtGGCACGACCCCTTAAAAAAAGGGACAAGAAAAGGgcataaactatttttttatccGCTCCGAAACTTATATCCTCAAGTCCTTGGACCAAGGAAACGCCGCTGGATACTGcacgagaaaaaataagtaaaattattgGCGTGTTCCCCCCAAAACTATTCTTTTTCTGAAAGACTAGAAGCTAACACCTGTAATTTACTGGGCCAAGGAGGCCctaattaacaaaacatttaGACTGGGGTATGAGCACCCTAAAAATGGGctaaaaaacattgttttgttttttagtttgctTAGAAATTATATGTTAAGCCTTCGGCCAAGTGGACCTTGATTAAAAGGAGAAAACGAAGAAGAATTGGTTTTCTTGATATTTTACCCCAAAACAGGGGCCGAAAACTCTTTTCTTCTTAAGAGATCGAAATGTAAAACGTTAGTTTCTGGGCCCAGTGAACCCTCATGTACACAAACATTCTAATTAAAGGGCACGGTCACCCACCATATTCCAGAATAGGgaccaaaaaacttttctttactGGCTTAAAACTTTCTAGGATCATTGCCTGGGATAAGGGGGCCACGCATTTTTAGTTATGAGGGAAAGGAGTGATAGGGGACAAAAATACAACTTATTACGGTTGTACCGATTCGTGACGCCCAAAAGCGGGACAGAGCCTAATGACAAGGGGGCCTCAATGAAGACAAACAATAATGAAAATGATTTATTATTTTGACTCGTAACTCCCAAAATCAGCCTATATTTGCTTTGTGTCTGATTGGCTTGCAGCTTACTGGGCATACACAATGGTCTAATTGAGCCGAAgaggaaaatattgaaacatacCAAAATGAGTCAAGCCTTGCGTTTCAGTAATCAGCATGAAACTTTGAAGGTAAGTAGACTAAATTAAAGGAACCTTAATGAGGAcaagaaattttggaagaacAATTTGGTTGTATTGACTCACAGCACAAAAAAGGCGATTTTTTGCTTTGCTTGAAAATTTCAGTACATATAGACAGGGCCAAGGAAATCTTTAATAAGACAAACATGAGGGAAACAAGCGTGGTATTATCCAATTGTGACATCaaatttctttcttattttgagATAACAAAACTTTTCTTTACATATAACCTTAAAATACATATATCTAAACAAACAGTTACAACAGAAGAGAAGGTGAAAtgacttttcaaataaaatgatatacatTCAAGGGTATCTACAGGATGGCTTCAGCCCAATAGAACATCCAAACATTTTGCAGATTTTCAAACTATATGACCAAAAATACCACTTCCTAATCACCCAGATTGAACAgtaattatattattgaaacgTTATTCCATAAGCTATAACGCATATGCATAAGCTATTATGCTTATGCAATATGCATAAGCTATTACACAAAAATACTGCTGATCAAAAACTTCGACTGAATATTCAATATTTTGCccaaaacttaaattacaatcctaacttttagttttttagcatatAAAACATTTGCATTCAGCATACCTACATGCTACATGCTAAAGTTCAGAGCATTATTTGCACTTAACTGAAAACTGATTATAttcaaaacattgaaaataaaaaattgtttagacTTCCAGGTATTAGTGTATCTTAAATGATCGGtgtatattatgtatattagaTGATCATGTATATTGAATGATCATGATCATGACCATGAATGATCATGTATATTAGTGTATATGCTAAATGATCAATCTAGCTTCATTAGTCTGATATACAATTAATTCGTAGTTATTCTCTCTTACTTTTGAATACATTTATTTCAAATGTACAGAATATCAATAGCGAAGTCATTTATTGACTTGTCAATTCAAATGTTCCTTGAACAAACTGAACATATTGCTTCGAAAATAGCCACTTTTCACCCTGAAATCTTTTGTTTgggcattaatttttttacgtttaaaagaaataaaataaataaaaagcttttaatttaattttattactcacgttattaaataattagtttttcaattgattaatttaatttaaaattaatttatttatttattttaatgctgttaTTAATCTTATAAATTATGTAATgccattaaaaattattaatgccATTATatgttattaaattattataaactaTTAATGCCATTAATTAAtggtattatttaatttaaattttatttgttttccacgTTTGAAAGAAACAAATCAAAAGTGCTGAAAAAAGGGTCCTTTTAATATAGTATAATTACATTGAATGTCAGAAATTTAATTGTTCACGAAATATATTTTCcctgattttgatttttattgtgttttccTTCGTTGTTTCTACTATTTTTGAtattgtgacaaaaaaaaagcaacactGCTTGAGTAACAAAGGGGTGGTTATAATAACCAAAGGGGTGGATAATAAGGGGTGGTCAAACCCTTATTTATCAATCTTGATTAGTCTTGTGGCATTATTTTGTTTCTGGGTTGTTAAtgatattttgacaaataaaagaaatacactagttgaaatgaaaattatttttggtaagATGAACATCATATCTTTCGAAAGTTAAGGGTAATAATAATCTTATTGTTATTTGTGGTAACTTCTGTTTGTGTTTAGTTTCACTTTCTTACTCCTTCATCACTTTAATTTCTTATTCACTCCTCCTAGGATTCCTTGATTCATTCTTAGGAGTAGCCCATTTGTTATCTTTACGTTAGAAGCgattattcatttattgattcatggtaattactgttcattttcagtttgaattacTACATGACTTTATTTATGCTTGATTTAGGTTTTAATTTGGATCTTGCCCATTAAACTATAATAAGTTTTTGCTAATTCTGCATCTTTAGAGTACTaagaacatcaaaataaaaatattttctgtcccctcaacccccctttAGGTCTATTTATATggtaactgaaaacaaacaattttctaagctttgtcctttttttagtcTCAAGATTGTAGTTTTTAGGACAGCAACACATTTTTGTCAGTTAGACCAtgagaataaatgaaaacaattagTTAGTTatatttgacaatatttttgtctgtaaaaattcaaacagtaaaaataagTTGATTTTTAAACATCTTAACTTTAAACATAAACCAAAGGAAACTAAACCTTTTTATGTTGTGTGGTgccactatatatatatatatatatatatatatatatatatatatatatatatatatatatatatatgggtgtgtgtttatgtaagtttcaatttatattttttttaatcaaatgccATTTTCACTATTCTTGGTAACTTAAACTATACAATAAAGGTAAAGAGCATGGGAAGCAATTTAATCTTgctaatacccccccccccccacccccctagGGAAGCAATCAATCATTCTTTACTATAGAAGTTGGAATAATACAAAAAAGGGACAAATATTAATGTTTGCAAAGCACCAAACGTTACAAACCATTACAATTACGTTACTACTTAACTGGCGTGCAAAAAGTGGAGTAGCATGGTAGCCATGCTTCTTGGTACTTTATATGGCCTAGTGAAATTTATTGGCAAATTCTATCAATAAATACTAGTGCTTCCATAATCTTAAAATTTGTCAGTAGCTCTTGGAATTTTGTCAAGTTCTTCTACTGGCCGCTTAGAACTTGTTGCATACCTGTTGCCTAACAAACAACAgaccaattaaagtttagacTAGTCATTGAGAGGCTGTAGGTATTTCCTTAAATAAAACATACCTCCCACCATGGCttggcaaaaaatacttcttGACAGGTAATTGCTGGTGCTATTGCAACCAATTTTTCTCGGGTAGCTGAGTCTCGGAATATCCATGGGTGGGTAACAAACGTAGTTGCATCAAAATATTCATTGGGCTCAAGTGTCTACAAAAGAGAGTTGAGTAAGAGAGAAACTTGATTTATGCATACAtgtgaaacaaaaagaaaatgaacataCATTATCCTAATGTGATGACCATTACTCACCAAGTTTCAgattggaaaaagaaatttctgttcTCACATATATACCAGTACAACATGGCTGAAAATCAACAAGAGGTTACTagtcaaatttttagttacaTCGTGTCCATAAGAGCCATGAAAATCAGATCTTGCACAAATCAGCTGTCATAATAGTTATCCCAATGGCATAAAAAATCTTCTCTTTTTAAAGTGTAGTAATGGATAAATGTTATATATTATACAGGACATTTAACCTCTTTCCAAAAGAAGAGTCTTCCAAGACTAAGTTGAAGAATTAAGCCGTAAAAGAACTACATATACCTTTACACAGATGGGAGGGGGCACTTATAATTGAGGAAATTGAAAGAACCCTTTCCTATTATAATTGAAAAACAGTTTCTAGAAAAATTAATTGGCATTTCAGGCTCATTTTCTGCCTACCACACTGCAAACATCCTCTGACAAACTCTGCCAAAAATTCTATCTGTGTATACCTATGGAAGTATAGTATTGCTATAAACTAGCTGTA of Artemia franciscana chromosome 3, ASM3288406v1, whole genome shotgun sequence contains these proteins:
- the LOC136024855 gene encoding protein Vhl-like; translation: MTSDAVVSRNEDNIRSQNSRVYAYVRFYNKTQRKVDVIWINYEGIGVKYKTLEPNEYFDATTFVTHPWIFRDSATREKLVAIAPAITCQEVFFAKPWWEHRGQSDPENRGRIERVPVFIRYPLLTLRKASLLAVRRSLANPKDACRLDLPKILQKDIAEWSDDVR